One genomic segment of Pristis pectinata isolate sPriPec2 chromosome 38, sPriPec2.1.pri, whole genome shotgun sequence includes these proteins:
- the LOC127586932 gene encoding maestro heat-like repeat-containing protein family member 1 codes for MSACSAEHSLRALCDAAGDGDPGVRGQAGRSLREMGQRRPELVMAACHDYLAKRSQLEDGHRAAVLHGMVEVAGDAGRRVGELLAKRVIAAAREELTRPEEAGRDASREALSDLLVALGRAFAEDVLEEMLRLFGPEAPPDVYAVRTVAHLSEVNVYSAMSYMPAVLEAALPLLNQAKSDRMKAAVASALGSFSRSILAYQEKLPDPTLRKEAFAQEIQAAYDVFFNAWLQLKDSSLRQEVLSALGDMAQVLPEEKLREELPRLLPGVLACYKRQAEARSVTCCLRRVLAAASGLGGRALEPQAEALLRSLYQQACGPCGPSSELLACFATVAGASPGPLLRFLAHKMAGGERGRVGALTVLRHLLGSCPAQLGGRRAAILSGLKPALSDASPRVRRAVLEAAEALVAGGYLEVNEVEGEEEEGGVAAVVEFVVAQCGLGPKAEEAELRSRAEQVLSQASAMVGLERALWPSLLGYVTPLRYTGALAPLCRTLDCLCSRRIKAGPEPLAFDSRPGLPSPQALLARLLAAASLPYEGGGRGVPALRLLLVLAPAIHPALDKPWRGELPDLTQFVAEASEETFPQQQWEKSLLLLLFKSLEAVSDAGWRRQLGEELTALVGAWQAAAASAHHALATRERQFLYKCLGIVLQHTSSGEDISHKLQEMLLSVHHHEALEREGAAVAVGFCAMTHLDETLTRLEDFAKPDAPKKMANFFNALMETLEGDVEKIKCTLILCYGYAALYAPEDLLLPRLESGILQHVINLSNTKVLGIKVESKDLMIRLSLIKAVTLIAKAVLANGHRHSFSFTRKGELLANMQNLIKAESRTQLRTPVRQLAMTACASLIKLGPSLNKAYVTELIKTCLDSVVGLQPPPGKGEGAEEKEREGLYEETLASLQGLLSEILLHDLSPDGLQAVFKHVEGWVISTKDHERERAMGITYKLTALYLEKMGAHGEMEFGHLGAMVGRLAPRCTDPVPGIRELAVASICALFDIHLQHRGLAQDQPDEMVEHLRILSSRLDCSDGQQLLQLCSHLARVISRHLPHDQVAPLLFALFEGLEDHFFGCSSTASAVMNTAILSCGSALQGRVAEILRALYVRLQWITGDRVRLSVIHFISVLASQNTAEVVYCLLLSPLPWDRNTTEIWRSLGGQTPLATSAMELLLEALVKQPSPQGERPGSPAPLCSALDPLAVICALKEMLSNPESAGAAAGLYPRLFGALLLQLGAEPSPAPIPGPKEWKLTRRPRQPPLDARSQAAEALRVALGAGGTPGVAVSLQASGGWDELRDPERHHQGAAALGRAMAEHARPRLAAVAQQLAGWLPAASTRAQRVSLTAFLGELLAQPTAARHLQLADVLLASLLGCLRDPAPLVRRLSLLGLANLADGDPAKAEMHSAQLLGALASGVRDADDPVKLEALAGLGRLLPLLKEGPVRGLLGGVVAAAQPLFEHGSERVRAAAFGLLGGLSCLAGGGREELRHVLAEQLHTSLVSLVLHIDDGDPEASRACRSALKQAGPLLGSEGLTLLLQSRLDVDSPPDYWDFLHGLCRVLVAEFPARVSVQLLVAVAFFRSLQPEVRANAVALAACLLHRLPRKYHRAASGGDLCADIADMLQDPVACVRASVARALALLH; via the coding sequence atgtCGGCCTGCAGCGCGGAGCACTCGCTGAGGGCGCTGTGTGACGCCGCCGGCGACGGGGACCCGGGGGTGAGGGGGCAGGCGGGCCGCTCGCTGCGGGAGATGGGGCAACGCCGGCCGGAGCTGGTGATGGCCGCCTGCCATGACTACCTGGCCAAGCGGAGTCAGCTGGAGGACGGGCACCGTGCCGCCGTGCTGCACGGAATGGTGGAGGTGGCCGGCGACGCCGGGCGGCGGGTGGGCGAGCTGCTGGCCAAGAGGGTGATCGCGGCAGCCCGGGAGGAGCTGACCAGGCCGGAGGAGGCGGGTCGGGACGCCTCGAGGGAGGCCCTCAGTGATCTGCTGGTGGCCCTCGGCCGCGCCTTCGCCGAGGACGTCCTGGAGGAGATGCTGCGGCTCTTCGGGCCCGAGGCCCCACCTGATGTCTACGCCGTGCGGACGGTCGCCCACCTGTCGGAGGTCAACGTCTACAGCGCCATGTCCTACATGCCTGCCGTCCTGGAGGCCGCCCTGCCCCTGCTGAACCAGGCCAAGTCGGACAGGATGAAGGCAGCCGTGGCCTCGGCCCTGGGCTCCTTCAGCCGGAGCATCCTGGCCTACCAGGAGAAGTTGCCTGACCCCACGCTGAGGAAGGAGGCCTTCGCCCAGGAGATCCAGGCCGCCTACGACGTCTTCTTCAACGCCTGGTTGCAGTTGAAGGACTCCAGCCTCCGCCAGGAGGTACTGTCAGCCCTGGGGGACATGGCGCAGGTGCTGCCCGAGGAGAAGCTGCGGGAGGAGCTGCCCAGGCTGCTGCCGGGGGTGCTGGCCTGCTACAAGAGACAAGCGGAGGCCCGGAGTGTCACCTGCTGCCTGCGCCGGGTGCTGGCGGCCGCCTCGGGCCTGGGAGGCCGGGCCCTGGAGCCCCAGGCTGAGGCCCTGCTCCGTTCGCTCTACCAGCAAGCCTGCGGGCCTTGCGGGCCCAGCTCCGAGCTGCTGGCCTGCTTCGCCACCGTGGCCGGCGCCTCCCCAGGCCCGCTGCTCCGTTTCCTGGCGCACAAAATGGCCGGCGGTGAGAGGGGCCGGGTGGGGGCCCTGACCGTGCTCCGGCACCTCCTCGGGTCCTGCCCGGCCCAACTGGGAGGCCGACGCGCCGCCATCCTGTCCGGCCTGAAGCCAGCGCTGTCGGACGCCAGCCCACGGGTCAGGAGGGCTGTGCTGGAGGCGGCGGAGGCCCTGGTCGCCGGGGGTTACCTGGAGGTGAATGAggtggagggtgaggaggaggaaggcGGGGTGGCAGCAGTGGTGGAGTTCGTGGTCGCCCAGTGCGGCCTGGGCCCCAAGGCCGAGGAGGCGGAGCTGAGGTCCAGGGCAGAGCAAGTGCTGAGCCAGGCCTCGGCCATGGTGGGCCTGGAGCGGGCGCTCTGGCCCTCCCTGCTGGGGTACGTCACCCCGCTGCGGTACACGGGCGCCCTGGCCCCCCTCTGCCGGACCCTGGACTGCCTGTGCTCCAGGAGGATCAAGGCCGGGCCTGAACCCTTGGCCTTTGACTCCAGGCCTGGCCTGCCCTCGCCTCAGGCCCTGCTGGCCCGCCTGCTGGCCGCCGCCTCCCTGCCCTACGAGGGTGGCGGGCGAGGCGTCCCGGCCCTGAGGCTACTGCTCGTCCTGGCCCCTGCCATCCACCCAGCCCTGGACAAGCCCTGGCGTGGGGAGCTGCCCGACCTGACGCAGTTCGTGGCCGAAGCCTCGGAGGAGACCTTCCCCCAGCAGCAGTGGGAGAAGAGCCTGCTTCTCCTCCTCTTCAAGAGCCTGGAGGCGGTGTCCGATGCCGGCTGGCGCCGCCAGCTGGGCGAGGAGCTGACCGCCCTGGTTGGCGCTTGGCAGGCTGCGGCGGCCTCTGCCCACCACGCACTGGCGACCAGGGAGAGGCAGTTCCTCTACAAGTGCCTGGGCATTGTCCTCCAGCACACCAGCTCGGGTGAGGACATCAGCCACAAGCTCCAGGAGATGCTCCTCAGCGTTCATCACCACGAGGCGCTGGAGAGGGAGGGCGCGGCCGTTGCCGTCGGCTTCTGTGCCATGACCCACCTGGACGAGACGCTGACTCGGCTGGAGGACTTCGCCAAGCCCGACGCCCCAAAGAAGATGGCCAACTTCTTCAACGCGCTGATGGAGACGCTGGAGGGCGACGTGGAGAAGATCAAGTGCACCCTCATCCTCTGCTACGGCTACGCGGCGCTGTACGCCCCCGAGGACCTCCTCTTGCCCAGGCTGGAGAGCGGCATCCTACAGCACGTCATCAACCTCTCCAACACCAAGGTCCTGGGCATCAAGGTGGAGAGCAAGGACCTGATGATCCGGCTCAGCCTCATCAAGGCCGTCACGCTGATCGCCAAGGCCGTGCTCGCCAATGGGCACAGGCACTCCTTCAGCTTCACCAGGAAGGGTGAGCTCCTCGCCAACATGCAGAACCTCATCAAGGCCGAGTCCAGGACTCAGCTGAGGACGCCCGTGCGCCAGTTGGCCATGACCGCCTGCGCCTCCCTCATCAAGCTGGGGCCATCCCTCAACAAGGCGTACGTGACCGAGCTCATCAAGACCTGCCTGGACAGCGTGGTGGGACTGCAGCCCCCGCCGGGCAAGGGGGAGGGTGCcgaggagaaggagagggaggggctgtACGAGGAGACCCTGGCCTCCCTCCAGGGGCTCCTGAGTGAGATCCTCCTCCACGACCTCAGCCCTGACGGGCTCCAGGCCGTCTTCAAGCACGTGGAGGGCTGGGTCATCTCCACCAAGGACCACGAGAGGGAGAGGGCCATGGGAATCACCTACAAGCTGACGGCCCTCTATCTGGAGAAGATGGGCGCGCATGGAGAGATGGAGTTTGGGCACCTGGGCGCCATGGTAGGGCGGCTGGCTCCACGGTGTACTGACCCGGTGCCCGGGATCCGGGAGTTAGCCGTGGCCAGCATCTGTGCCCTCTTTGACATCCACCTGCAGCATCGGGGGCTGGCCCAGGACCAGCCGGACGAGATGGTGGAGCACCTGCGGATCCTGAGCAGCCGCCTCGACTGCTCCGACGGCCAGCAGCTCCTGCAGCTCTGCTCCCACCTGGCCCGGGTCATCTCGCGGCACCTGCCCCACGACCAGGTCGCCCCCCTCCTCTTTGCCCTCTTCGAGGGGCTGGAGGACCACTTCTTCGGCTGCTCCAGTACAGCCTCGGCCGTCATGAACACCGCCATCCTCTCCTGCGGCTCGGCCCTGCAGGGGAGGGTGGCCGAGATCCTCCGGGCCCTCTACGTCCGCCTCCAGTGGATCACGGGCGACCGGGTCAGGCTATCGGTGATCCACTTCATCTCGGTGCTTGCCTCGCAGAACACAGCTGAGGTGGTCTACTGCCTCCTCCTCTCCCCGCTGCCCTGGGACAGGAACACCACCGAGATCTGGCGCTCGTTGGGGGGCCAGACCCCCTTGGCCACCAGCGCCATGGAGCTGCTGCTGGAAGCCCTGGTCAAGCAGCCGAGCCCCCAAGGGGAGAGGCCGGGCTCCCCGGCGCCCCTCTGCTCAGCCCTGGACCCCCTGGCCGTCATCTGCGCCCTGAAGGAGATGCTGTCCAACCCGGAGTCGGCCGGGGCGGCGGCAGGCCTCTACCCCCGGCTCTTCGGGGCCCTCCTGCTGCAGTTGGGGGCCGAGCCGTCTCCGGCCCCCATCCCCGGCCCCAAGGAGTGGAAGCTGACCCGCCGGCCCCGCCAGCCGCCCCTCGATGCCCGCAGCCAGGCAGCCGAGGCCTTGCGGGTGGCGCTGGGAGCCGGCGGCACGCCCGGGGTGGCGGTCAGCCTGCAGGCCAGTGGCGGCTGGGACGAGCTGAGGGACCCCGAGAGGCATCACCAAGGGGCGGCCGCACTGGGCCGGGCCATGGCCGAGCACGCCAGGCCCAGGCTGGCGGCTGTGGCCCAGCAACTGGCTGGCTGGCTCCCCGCCGCCTCCACCAGGGCCCAGCGGGTCTCCCTGACTGCCTTCCTGGGCGAGCTGCTGGCCCAGCCCACCGCCGCCCGCCACCTCCAGCTGGCCGACGTGCTGCTGGCCTCGCTGCTGGGCTGCCTGCGGGACCCGGCGCCACTGGTCCGCCGCCTCTCCCTCCTCGGCCTGGCCAACCTGGCGGACGGCGATCCGGCCAAGGCAGAGATGCACTCGGCCCAGCTGCTGGGCGCCCTGGCGTCGGGGGTGAGGGACGCAGACGACCCGGTCAAGCTGGAGGCGCTGGCCGGCCTAGGCCGCCTGCTACCGCTGTTGAAGGAAGGCCCAGTGCGGGGCCTGCTGGGCGGTGTGGTGGCGGCCGCCCAGCCCCTCTTCGAGCACGGCAGCGAGCGGGTGAGGGCGGCCGCCTTCGGGTTGCTCGGCGGCCTGTCCTGCCtcgctggtggaggcagggaggagCTCCGGCATGTCCTGGCCGAGCAGCTCCACACCAGCCTGGTCAGTCTGGTCCTGCACATCGACGACGGTGACCCCGAGGCTTCCCGGGCCTGCAGGTCGGCCCTGAAGCAAGCCGGGCCCTTGCTGGGCTCTGAAGGCCTCACGCTGCTGCTCCAGAGCCGGCTGGACGTGGACTCGCCGCCCGATTACTGGGACTTCCTCCACGGACTCTGCCGGGTGCTGGTGGCCGAGTTCCCGGCCAGGGTCAGCGTCCAGCTGCTGGTGGCCGTCGCCTTCTTCAGGAGCCTGCAGCCCGAGGTCCGGGCCAACGCGGTGGCCCTGGCCGCCTGCCTGCTGCACCGCCTGCCCCGCAAGTACCACCGGGCCGCGTCCGGCGGCGACCTCTGCGCTGACATCGCCGACATGCTGCAGGACCCGGTGGCCTGCGTGCGGGCCAGCGTGGCCAGAGCTCTCGCCCTGCTGCACTGA